A window of Ktedonobacterales bacterium genomic DNA:
GATGCCATCGCGCTTATCTCACAGTATTTACCCTGCTGCATGGCAGGAAGAACCTGCTTCAGACCGATGTTAGCGGTACTCAGGACGCCCCAGCGAACCTTGTCCATTCTCTTTCTCCCCCAGATGGTCTTTTTACTAAACAACATGATTCACTGATTCGGAAAACCTGCCCTTCAGGCGCAAAGGGCAGATACAACCCACGCGGCAGAAGAAACGCATGCTCCCTGTGGATGAACAGTGTATCACACTGCTCAGATGCACAGAGAATATCACAGGGGGGTAATACCTTCTGAAACGGTCTGCATAATCGTTTGGGCCAGCCGCTTCAGCGCCTCCAACAGTTCCTCTGGCTGCTGCACGCGCAGGGGACATCCCAGCCCGACAAGAAAACGCGCCGCGTGATCTAAATCCCGCTCATACGCCCGCAGCAACACCCCATCAGCCCGTTCCTCCAGCTTCGCATACTCTGGTGGAACCAGCGCCTGAATATCCTCCAACGTCGTTTCCAGCAGCGCCTGGACGTGCCACGTATCAGGAATAGTGGCAATAATCCCCACCACAGCGGTCCGGCTATCAAAATCCGTTGGGCGCACAAAGCGCTCGTCGCTCAGTTCGGCTTCCAGCACGCGATCTAGCCGAAACACGCGAATCTCCTGGCGCAAGTGGCAGTAGCCGACAGCATACCAGCGCCCATTGCGATAGAGCACCCCATAACAATCAAATACGCGCCGCGTCTGCTCGCCGCTCCCAGCCTGATAGCGCAGGGTAAGGCGCCGTGTCTCCTGCGCGGCGGTGCTAAACGTTTTGAGCCAGTCCGTTGCAGGCAAGCCTTTCTGTATATTCAGGTCCAACGTTACATTTTCCTGCACCGCCTGGACGCGCTCGCGCACTGCGATTGGCAGAACGCGCTCGACTTTCGCCAGCGCCCCCTCTACGGCTGGAACTGTGCCGCTCAATCCGAGTTGGCGGGCCGCCAGCAGGCCCAGCGTCACCGCCAGCGCCTCATCCTCGGTCAGCATCAACGGAGGCAGCTTATACCCTGGGCGCAGCCGGTAGCCGCCATACCTGCCACGCCCTGCCTCAATTGGCATCCCCAAATCTTGCAGCATCGTGATATAGCGCCGGGCGCTACGACTATTCACTTCGAGCCGCTGGGCAAGCTGCGCGGCGGTAATGGATGGCCGGGCTTGCAGCAGTTCAAGAACCGTCAAAAGCCGTGTTACTGGAGAGTACATAGATGCCCTTTTCTTTCATGTCTGCACATTATCTCGTTAATTAGGACCAATTCTAACCACATTCCCTGGTATACTGCAATTGTATAGACACGTACAGATTCATCTTTTAGGAGGCTCGATATGGACACGCTTGCAAAAGCGCAGCAGTTTTTCCAGCACAATGGCCGAGATATTGACCAGGCACAGTGGGCATACCATTTCGCCGATCAGCCGCTCGATCATCTGCTTGGCGTCCTGGCCCGCTATCAGAATCCTGATGGTGGCTTTCATGGCCTGGAGGTGGACATCAAAGCGCCCGACAGCAATCCCTTTGCAACAGAAATCGCCTTACTCATCTGCCTGCAAGCTCATGCGCCCCAGGAGCATCCCTTGCTCTCAAAAATGGTAGGCTACCTTGAGCAAACCCAGGAGGAGAATGGGAACTGGCGTTTTGCGCCAGGAGTCTATAACCATGAGCTTGCCCCCTGGTTCCAGGGCTGGCAGTGGCCGAACCTCAACCCTTCTTGCACCCTCTCTGGCCTGCTCAAAGAACTTGGGTTGGGGGCCGAGACTCTCCATACGCGAGTTGAACGCCTCTTTGCAGAGCTGGCGCGAGTAGACGATCTCATAGGCGACGAGTTCTATAACGTTCGTCCATATGCTCACTACTTCCTGCCTGAGTGGAACCACCCGCAGCGCGAACTCTATCTCTCCGGCGTTCTCTGGTGGCTGATACGCCAGCATACTGCCGAGTCGGGCGTGGATAGCAACCACTTCTTTGCCTATGTTCGACGCCCGCAGACCTATACCGCCAGGCATCTTCCCGAAAACATTCTGAAGGAACAACTGGACCGTATGGAAGCTGAGCAGGAGAAAGATGGCGGCTGGCCCACGCCATATGACGCAAACTGGAGAGGCTGGACGACGATCCAGAATCTGCTCGTCTTACGGGCATTCGGCAGAATCTAATCGCCGCGCCCCGCTGAAGTGAAGCTGCTGGCGAAGATGCTGAGAAGCTGACCAGGGTCAGGTCCGGTCAATACCTCGACACGCGCAAGCCATTTGACCCATTCCATGCCACGATGGCCTGGGGCAACTAGGCGGAGAGGGAACCCATGATCGTAGGAGAGCGGCTCATTCCCAACATGCGTCGCCAGCAGCGCCGCTCTCGCTTCCTCCAGCGGCAAGCTCCAGCGATAGCTCGTCACCGAGATAAAACGGACGTTGCTCGCGTCTGCATTAAGTTCAACCTGATCGAGCAGCCGCCCGATACGGATACCCCGCCAGCGTTGAGTGCTAAAAAATCCGCTTGTACAATCGAGCGTCGCCTCCAACTCATCACCTGCTGCGACCAGTTCATCGTAGGAAAACGAGCGAGGCGTTTTCACAGCGCCATCCAGGACAAGCTGCCAGGTCTCTGTGTCAATCGGGCGTGGATGGTCGGCTACCCAGCTTGAGGCCGGGAAGACATTGCCAGCGTAGCTGCTTATCTCATGCGATCCGGTGAATCTTCGCTTGGCCCCAGGCAGACGAAGAACTTGTTCGCCGAACTGCTGAATCGGCCAGAGCGCCATCCCGCCGACGAGCAAAGCGCCGAATTGCAGCGCCCTTCGCCTGCCAACGAGATCGCGCTTGCGTAGCCGCTTCGCGCGAGCGAACATATGAAAGAAGATTGCTGCCGCGAGGGTAAAGCCGAGGATGATATGCCAGTTCAATAAACCGAATCCGGCAACATCAAGATCGCCACCTGCGGCCCACCAGATGCCGGAACCGAGCGTCACCAGAACAAAGATGGTTGCCAGCAGCCCCAGGACTGTGCGGCGATCCCAGCGCCGCAGGCGGAACAAACGAGGCCAGACGCGCCGCAGTTTCCCCCATAACAGCAGCAGCAGCCACAGTCCCCCGATGCCATGCAGCGCAAAGATGAACCAGTCCGATGGGAGGCCGCTGAACAGGCTGAGGAGACCAGTCGTCAGCGCAATAGCAGCAGCAAGCGCAATGCTCCAATCGGTGAGGCGCGGGGACATAGCCAACCCATCCTTCAGGGCATCCTTGTATAATGCCCTGATAAGCAGTACGCGATGAGATACAACATCATACAAGGATGCTCTTTGCCCCAGGGGCAGAAAGAAAACCTTGAGAGGATTCGGCCCCTGGGGTCAGGCCGCCAGGAAACACTGCGCCTGGCAGCCTGGGCCTGCCGCTCCGGCGCTTACGGTTTCTTGCGTCCCCGCTCGCCGCCAGTTTTGCCAATCCGGCTGTAGAAGGCCGAGCCATGATTCTGTTTGGTTGCCTCGCCGCCCATCCTACCGATTTGCGAATAATGCTCTGATCCCAGTTTGGCTTTGGCAGCCTCGCCGCCCTTCTTGCCGATGCGTGCATAGAACTCCGGGCCATACTTCTGACGTACTGCCTGCCCGCCATGTTTGGCCTTCTCGGAGCCTGGCTCTGGTCCGCGCTTAGAGGTAGTCATCGTGTTTTTCCTTTCTTGTTTCATGCGCTATCAGCGGCTTATTGCTAGTATAACACAAGAACGCATCGTCAATAGCCCATTTGGCTTCTAGAAAACTGACACTTCTGGCAAAGGCACGTGCAAGCGAACTCAAGTAAGTATGATCAGAACGTCGCCTTCGCTCACACTCTGCCCTTCCTTGCAGCGTATCTCTGCAATTTTCCCGCCAACTGGCGCCTCTAGCGGCAGTTCCATTTTCATTGATTCAAGGATCATCAGCACATCACCTGCATTGACCACATCACCTACGTTCTTCTCAATTTTCCACACCAATCCACTCACCTCTGAGGATACCCTGGTTGGCATGCCGTCTCCTCTCTCAATCATGGTCGCGTACCGTGTGATGGGCGTCCTGACTGGGCAGGAAGCAGCCTGTAAGCATCGTGTACCCATTCACAGAGAAGTGGGCGGCTGTCCCTGGGATCGATGATCTCCTCTATCCCGAAGCGTTCGGCGGTCCGAAATGGCGAGCGAACCGCATCCAGGCGCGCGCGAATCTCCGAGGCAAGGGCTGTCGGGTCGTCGCTCGCCTCCAGTTCGCTGCGATAGGCCACCTCAAGACCGCCTTCAATGGGGAGCGACCCCCAATCACCCGACGGCCAGGCATAGCGTTGGACAAAGCGATGCCGATTCGTCATGCCCGCGCCGCCAACGCCAAAAGCCCGGCGAATGATGATCTCGCCTGCGGGTACCGTTGCCTGGTACACCGCAGCGATAGCGCGCACGCCATAGCGGATAGTTCCCCGACGCTCCGCGCTGCGGCCAATCACCAGCCCGGGTTGGTCGGTTAACGTGACGATGGGTAGATGAAAAGTCTGACACAAGTCAACCAGCCGAATCATCGCTTCGGACCCTTCAACCGTCAGGCCACCTCCACCGATAAACGGATCGGCTGCCACCACCCCAACCGGATGGCCGTCTAGCCGCGCCAGCGCCGTGACGGTGGCTCGCCCATAGTGAGCAAGCTCAAAGACCGAGCCTGTGTCAAAGAGCGCCGCCAGAATCGGGCGAATGCGATACGGTTGGCGGCGGTTGCGTGGAATGGCAGACAGTAGAAACTCATCGCGCCGATGGGGCGGGTCTTGCGAAGGCTGCACCGGGGGAAGCTGAAAAACGTTTTGTGGCAGGTAGGATAAGAAACGGCGAATCTGGGCAAACGCCTCGTACTCCGTCTGCACAATCACGTCAACGGACCCGCTGTAGCGATGAATATCGGCCCCACCCAGTTCCTCCTTCGTCAAGTCTTCGCCCATGCCAAACTTCACCACCGGCGGACCGGCCACAAACAACTGCGCCGTACCTGCAACCATCACCGAAAAATGCGACGCCACAAGCCGCGCCGCGCCCAGGCCAGCTACTGAACCCAGGCACGCAGCGGCAACCGGAACCAGGCTCAGGTTGTCAACCACGTAATCCCAGCCGGGATTTGCTGGTACATAGGTGTGGCCGTGTTGTTCCAACAACTTCACGCTGCCGCCGCCGCCAGTCCCATCAACCAGCCGCACTATTGGCATCTGGAGACTGTTGGCAAGCTGTTCAGCGTAAATCTGCTTGCCAACTACCGAGGCGTCTGCTGCTCCACCGCGAACGGTGAAATCATCCCCGCCCACCACCACCTTGCGACCCTCGATAGCGCCAGTGCCAACCACAAAGTTGGCCGGACGAAATGCTGTCAGGCGCCCTTCACTGTACTCAGCCGCTCCTGCCAGCGCACCAACCTCGTGAAACGTTCCGGCATCGAGCAGCGCCTCAATCCGCTCCCTGACGGTGAGCCGACCCTGGGCATGGTGTCTGGCAACCTTCTCTTCTCCGCCCATGCGGCGGGCGAGATGTTCGCGCTGATGAAGTTCATCTATCTCCGGCTGCCAGGTCATGCTTATCCCCTTTCTGGAGTCGCCTGCTTTGAGAGAATATCACTGGTTGCAGCA
This region includes:
- a CDS encoding YafY family protein: MYSPVTRLLTVLELLQARPSITAAQLAQRLEVNSRSARRYITMLQDLGMPIEAGRGRYGGYRLRPGYKLPPLMLTEDEALAVTLGLLAARQLGLSGTVPAVEGALAKVERVLPIAVRERVQAVQENVTLDLNIQKGLPATDWLKTFSTAAQETRRLTLRYQAGSGEQTRRVFDCYGVLYRNGRWYAVGYCHLRQEIRVFRLDRVLEAELSDERFVRPTDFDSRTAVVGIIATIPDTWHVQALLETTLEDIQALVPPEYAKLEERADGVLLRAYERDLDHAARFLVGLGCPLRVQQPEELLEALKRLAQTIMQTVSEGITPL
- a CDS encoding molybdopterin-dependent oxidoreductase gives rise to the protein MSPRLTDWSIALAAAIALTTGLLSLFSGLPSDWFIFALHGIGGLWLLLLLWGKLRRVWPRLFRLRRWDRRTVLGLLATIFVLVTLGSGIWWAAGGDLDVAGFGLLNWHIILGFTLAAAIFFHMFARAKRLRKRDLVGRRRALQFGALLVGGMALWPIQQFGEQVLRLPGAKRRFTGSHEISSYAGNVFPASSWVADHPRPIDTETWQLVLDGAVKTPRSFSYDELVAAGDELEATLDCTSGFFSTQRWRGIRIGRLLDQVELNADASNVRFISVTSYRWSLPLEEARAALLATHVGNEPLSYDHGFPLRLVAPGHRGMEWVKWLARVEVLTGPDPGQLLSIFASSFTSAGRGD
- a CDS encoding acetyl-CoA carboxylase biotin carboxyl carrier protein subunit; amino-acid sequence: MPTRVSSEVSGLVWKIEKNVGDVVNAGDVLMILESMKMELPLEAPVGGKIAEIRCKEGQSVSEGDVLIILT
- a CDS encoding carboxyl transferase domain-containing protein — its product is MTWQPEIDELHQREHLARRMGGEEKVARHHAQGRLTVRERIEALLDAGTFHEVGALAGAAEYSEGRLTAFRPANFVVGTGAIEGRKVVVGGDDFTVRGGAADASVVGKQIYAEQLANSLQMPIVRLVDGTGGGGSVKLLEQHGHTYVPANPGWDYVVDNLSLVPVAAACLGSVAGLGAARLVASHFSVMVAGTAQLFVAGPPVVKFGMGEDLTKEELGGADIHRYSGSVDVIVQTEYEAFAQIRRFLSYLPQNVFQLPPVQPSQDPPHRRDEFLLSAIPRNRRQPYRIRPILAALFDTGSVFELAHYGRATVTALARLDGHPVGVVAADPFIGGGGLTVEGSEAMIRLVDLCQTFHLPIVTLTDQPGLVIGRSAERRGTIRYGVRAIAAVYQATVPAGEIIIRRAFGVGGAGMTNRHRFVQRYAWPSGDWGSLPIEGGLEVAYRSELEASDDPTALASEIRARLDAVRSPFRTAERFGIEEIIDPRDSRPLLCEWVHDAYRLLPAQSGRPSHGTRP